Proteins encoded by one window of Vampirovibrionales bacterium:
- a CDS encoding matrixin family metalloprotease: protein MAIRKTVFLTRGVAAMLLAVLGGALNAWGVSAFERGQDAYREGNYAYAVKHFTQSIQERPSSDSLSLFYLGLSLAKINRLKEARAAFEKVAERESLKAAYGQRADTALMEKARRNIAVITKSQLTAAGKTGQQATALVSAHASKADNYLVNAIPRGQVIHWDPARMPIKVAVESGQGVSGWRPDYNAYVLRALSLWEHASGGVIKFRTVSDSRQADIRVSWQKMFSHNYIGVNHFQQIGSAIARADVHVATTHPAGRLLTPAEIYGTIVHEFGHALGIQGHSPYPGDIMYFSQNPVQGSSLSARDEKTIRLLYAQKADVTNQAAGTIAQTRQAYALLNQAAPLITQAPDQAMTLLIQAERLDPGNVEIKKMQAAAMFNQGVFALKEGVAAGRANDRSRAQARFRQAQSIYERLSQSPYAPPGTRENLNAARQNLLLVESP from the coding sequence TTGGCCATTCGTAAGACCGTATTTCTGACGCGCGGTGTTGCGGCGATGCTTTTGGCTGTCTTGGGCGGCGCGCTGAACGCGTGGGGCGTCAGCGCCTTTGAGCGTGGACAGGACGCATATCGCGAGGGCAACTATGCTTACGCGGTCAAGCACTTTACGCAATCGATCCAAGAGCGCCCCAGTAGTGACAGTTTGAGCCTGTTTTATCTGGGTCTGAGTCTTGCCAAAATAAACCGTTTGAAAGAGGCGCGCGCCGCCTTTGAAAAAGTTGCTGAGCGGGAATCACTGAAAGCCGCTTATGGTCAACGCGCCGATACCGCTCTGATGGAAAAAGCGCGTCGCAATATCGCCGTTATCACAAAATCTCAGCTGACCGCCGCTGGGAAAACCGGACAGCAAGCCACTGCACTGGTTAGCGCGCACGCCAGCAAAGCCGATAACTATCTGGTGAATGCGATACCGCGCGGTCAGGTGATTCATTGGGATCCGGCGCGGATGCCCATTAAGGTCGCAGTGGAGAGCGGGCAAGGCGTGAGCGGTTGGCGCCCGGATTATAACGCGTATGTGCTGCGCGCCTTGAGCCTCTGGGAGCACGCCAGCGGCGGCGTCATCAAATTCCGGACTGTCTCCGACTCCAGGCAGGCGGATATTCGGGTGAGCTGGCAAAAAATGTTCAGCCATAACTATATTGGCGTGAATCATTTCCAGCAGATTGGCTCGGCTATCGCCCGCGCCGACGTGCATGTCGCCACGACCCACCCGGCAGGACGGCTGCTTACGCCTGCTGAAATCTATGGCACGATCGTCCATGAATTCGGTCATGCGCTGGGGATTCAGGGCCATAGCCCCTATCCCGGCGATATCATGTACTTTTCGCAGAACCCTGTGCAAGGGAGTTCGCTCAGCGCGCGAGACGAAAAAACCATACGCCTGCTTTACGCTCAAAAAGCGGACGTGACCAATCAGGCTGCCGGGACGATTGCGCAGACGCGTCAGGCATACGCGCTTTTAAACCAAGCCGCGCCGCTCATCACGCAGGCGCCCGATCAGGCGATGACATTATTGATACAAGCTGAACGCCTGGATCCTGGCAATGTCGAAATCAAGAAGATGCAGGCGGCCGCGATGTTTAATCAGGGCGTCTTCGCCTTGAAGGAGGGCGTTGCGGCGGGACGCGCCAACGATCGTTCGCGGGCGCAGGCGCGTTTCCGTCAAGCGCAATCGATTTACGAACGACTGTCTCAATCACCTTATGCGCCTCCTGGCACGCGAGAAAATCTGAACGCCGCTCGCCAGAATCTGCTCTTGGTCGAATCTCCTTAA
- a CDS encoding glucose-6-phosphate isomerase yields the protein MLHLDAQRIDAQRIGATHGLDLAAAFDTHGATVRQCVENLYGSRHEEGCWTKWLNLPYDEALVDEINAYAQSVRSQFDDCVILGIGGSSLGGLALLKALLPSQWNAYRDPAKRQGLPRYHFVDNVDADVIQSLLEDLDLSRTLVIVISKSGTTAESMAAFLLFKARLDAVVGAENAKRHLVAVTDRRSGVLRPLADSEGYQTFEVPDDVGGRFSVFSAVGLLPAALCGVDIAALLRGAREVDTLLKNPDVRQNPAAQNALIHWLYYQQGKRLSVMMPYSASLSFVADWYVQLYAESLGKRFDRQGNEVHIGPTPVKSVGVTDQHSQLQLYMEGPHDKVITFIAVESPGRPLPIPDVFPQLRDKLGYVAGKSFEALMKAEFEGTRTSLTNQQRPSVTLTLPVIDAYHLGQLLFFFEVQVALMGGLFGIDPFDQPGVEDSKKIAKALMGEPGLEHLADSVREQSRCGGSAPMAIGA from the coding sequence ATGCTGCATCTGGATGCGCAACGAATAGACGCTCAGCGAATTGGCGCAACCCACGGCCTTGATTTGGCCGCCGCCTTTGACACTCATGGCGCAACGGTTCGCCAGTGCGTGGAAAATCTGTATGGATCGCGTCATGAGGAAGGGTGTTGGACCAAGTGGCTTAATTTGCCTTACGATGAAGCCCTTGTCGATGAGATCAACGCTTATGCCCAGTCTGTTCGTAGTCAGTTTGATGATTGCGTGATCCTGGGTATTGGCGGCTCCTCGCTCGGCGGTCTCGCCCTGCTGAAAGCGTTGTTGCCTTCGCAGTGGAATGCGTACCGGGATCCTGCCAAGCGTCAAGGTCTGCCACGTTATCACTTTGTGGATAACGTCGATGCGGACGTCATTCAGAGCCTGTTGGAGGATCTGGATCTTTCCAGGACGCTGGTCATTGTCATCAGCAAATCGGGGACGACGGCTGAGTCGATGGCCGCTTTCCTGCTGTTCAAGGCGCGTCTGGATGCTGTTGTAGGCGCAGAAAACGCGAAACGTCATCTGGTTGCCGTCACCGATCGGCGCTCGGGCGTGCTGCGGCCGTTAGCCGATAGCGAAGGCTATCAAACCTTTGAAGTGCCAGACGACGTAGGTGGAAGGTTTTCGGTATTTTCTGCCGTGGGCCTGTTGCCGGCTGCTTTATGTGGCGTCGATATCGCGGCCTTGCTTCGTGGGGCGCGTGAAGTGGACACGCTGCTCAAAAACCCGGACGTGCGCCAGAACCCCGCCGCGCAAAATGCGTTGATTCATTGGCTGTATTACCAACAAGGCAAACGCTTGTCGGTGATGATGCCCTATTCTGCGTCCCTGTCTTTTGTGGCCGATTGGTATGTGCAGTTGTATGCGGAATCACTGGGCAAACGCTTTGATCGCCAGGGAAACGAAGTCCATATCGGGCCAACGCCGGTCAAGTCTGTCGGCGTTACCGATCAGCATTCACAGCTACAACTCTATATGGAAGGCCCGCACGACAAGGTGATTACTTTTATTGCCGTCGAGTCGCCGGGTCGTCCGCTTCCCATTCCCGACGTGTTTCCGCAATTGCGCGACAAGCTGGGCTATGTGGCGGGCAAATCTTTTGAAGCGCTGATGAAAGCTGAATTTGAAGGCACCCGGACGTCTCTGACCAATCAGCAACGGCCAAGCGTCACATTGACGCTTCCGGTAATCGATGCCTATCATTTGGGCCAATTGCTTTTCTTCTTCGAAGTGCAGGTTGCGCTCATGGGCGGCTTGTTCGGCATCGACCCCTTCGATCAGCCTGGCGTTGAAGATAGCAAGAAAATCGCCAAGGCGCTGATGGGCGAGCCCGGACTGGAGCATCTGGCCGACTCCGTACGCGAGCAGTCTCGTTGCGGCGGCTCTGCTCCGATGGCGATTGGGGCCTGA
- a CDS encoding 4Fe-4S dicluster domain-containing protein, with product MPFVISEPCKGVKDKACVGVCPVDCIYEYDGEPMLYIHPDECIECGACQPVCPVNAIFLDSEMPADQQSYVELNAEKTRAHS from the coding sequence ATGCCATTTGTGATCAGCGAACCGTGTAAAGGCGTCAAGGATAAGGCCTGCGTAGGCGTTTGTCCGGTGGACTGCATTTATGAATATGATGGCGAGCCAATGCTCTACATCCACCCGGATGAGTGCATTGAATGCGGCGCCTGTCAGCCCGTTTGCCCGGTGAATGCTATTTTTCTCGACAGCGAAATGCCGGCGGATCAGCAAAGCTATGTAGAACTCAACGCGGAAAAAACGCGCGCTCATAGCTAG
- the atpC gene encoding ATP synthase F1 subunit epsilon has protein sequence MRLKILTPERVTLDADMIDSVFARSTRGEFGVLKGHIPLVAALDVGLLAYTQGGRRHTAAVMGGVLETDGNTVIVLTSAAELSSEVDTLRARHARERAEARLREKSDNVDLKRAELALSRAIARIKASSSADDLG, from the coding sequence ATGCGCCTGAAGATTCTCACCCCAGAACGCGTCACGTTAGACGCCGATATGATAGACAGCGTGTTTGCCCGCTCCACCCGAGGCGAATTCGGCGTGTTGAAGGGGCATATTCCGTTGGTGGCAGCCCTTGACGTTGGCCTTCTTGCCTATACGCAAGGCGGACGCCGCCACACTGCAGCCGTCATGGGTGGGGTGCTGGAGACAGATGGCAACACCGTCATTGTGCTGACCTCCGCCGCTGAATTAAGCAGTGAAGTAGATACGCTGCGCGCCCGTCATGCGCGCGAACGCGCCGAAGCCCGCCTACGAGAAAAGTCGGACAATGTAGACCTCAAACGCGCCGAGCTAGCGCTCTCTCGGGCCATTGCCCGGATCAAAGCCTCGTCATCAGCCGATGACCTTGGGTAG
- the atpD gene encoding F0F1 ATP synthase subunit beta, which produces MTTAAPDRISEGRVTQIIGPVVDVEFPPGQLPEIYTALRIEGVTPDGKPLRLTTETQQHLGDNRVRSVALDNTDGLTRDMKVINTGAPILTPVGPATLGRILNVLGEPVDERGPVQTEERWPIHRPAPTLDQRTTSVEIFETGIKVVDLLAPYSKGGKVGLFGGAGVGKTVIIMELIHNIAQEHGGVSVFGGVGERTREGNDLYHEMKDSGVLDKVALVYGQMNEPPGARLRVGLTALTTAEYFRDQSKQDVLLFIDNIFRFVQAGSEVSALLGRMPSAVGYQPTLATEMGELQERITSTKDGSITSIQAVYVPADDLTDPAPATTFGHLDATTVLSRQIAELGIYPAVDPLASTSRALDPRVVGDDHYEIARGVQMTLQRYKELQDIIAILGMDELSDDDRLAVSRARKIQRFLSQPFFVAETFTGIPGKYVKLEDSLRGFREILDGKYDDLPEQAFYMVGGIDEVAAKAEQMKADA; this is translated from the coding sequence ATGACCACAGCGGCGCCGGATAGAATCAGCGAAGGTCGGGTAACCCAGATCATTGGACCCGTCGTGGACGTCGAGTTTCCGCCCGGCCAGTTGCCGGAGATTTACACCGCCCTGCGCATCGAAGGCGTGACGCCAGACGGTAAGCCCTTGCGCCTGACAACCGAAACCCAGCAACATCTCGGCGATAATCGCGTGCGATCGGTCGCTCTCGACAACACTGACGGCCTGACGCGCGACATGAAGGTGATCAACACCGGCGCACCTATTCTGACGCCAGTCGGTCCGGCCACGCTGGGACGCATTTTGAATGTCCTGGGCGAGCCCGTCGATGAGCGCGGCCCCGTGCAGACGGAGGAACGCTGGCCGATTCACCGCCCCGCTCCCACCCTGGATCAACGCACAACATCCGTGGAGATTTTTGAGACCGGCATCAAAGTCGTCGATTTGCTGGCGCCTTACTCTAAAGGCGGTAAAGTCGGCCTGTTCGGCGGCGCGGGCGTCGGTAAAACCGTCATTATTATGGAATTGATCCACAACATCGCTCAAGAGCACGGCGGCGTCTCGGTTTTTGGCGGCGTCGGCGAGCGCACGCGCGAAGGGAATGATCTTTATCATGAGATGAAAGATTCCGGCGTTCTGGATAAAGTCGCGCTCGTTTACGGCCAGATGAACGAGCCGCCGGGCGCACGTTTGCGCGTGGGCCTTACTGCGCTGACCACGGCAGAATACTTCCGCGATCAGAGCAAGCAGGATGTGCTACTGTTCATTGATAATATTTTCCGCTTCGTGCAGGCAGGCTCGGAAGTATCTGCGCTGTTAGGCCGGATGCCCAGCGCTGTGGGCTATCAACCTACGCTGGCAACCGAGATGGGCGAGTTACAAGAGCGCATTACATCGACCAAAGATGGCTCCATTACCTCCATCCAGGCCGTCTACGTCCCTGCCGACGACTTGACCGACCCGGCGCCTGCCACCACGTTTGGGCACTTGGACGCGACCACGGTATTATCGCGACAAATTGCTGAGTTGGGCATCTATCCGGCTGTCGATCCGCTGGCCTCCACCAGTCGCGCCCTGGATCCGCGCGTGGTGGGCGACGACCACTACGAGATCGCCCGGGGCGTTCAGATGACGCTACAGCGTTATAAAGAACTGCAAGACATTATCGCCATTCTGGGGATGGATGAACTCTCCGATGACGATCGTCTCGCCGTGTCGCGCGCGCGTAAAATCCAACGCTTCTTGAGCCAGCCATTTTTTGTGGCTGAGACGTTTACGGGCATTCCCGGCAAGTACGTCAAACTCGAAGATTCGCTGCGCGGATTCCGGGAGATTCTGGACGGGAAATATGACGATCTGCCTGAACAAGCCTTCTATATGGTCGGCGGCATTGATGAAGTAGCGGCCAAGGCCGAACAGATGAAGGCCGACGCCTAA
- a CDS encoding LamB/YcsF family protein, translated as MTNKLGGKAVKAIDTAGKVVLTGKLKRYIDVNTDFGQTRDRAFFEQDASRLLSAVSSVNIPCCVHDGDPALICEAMAVASAHHCAVGAHIGYPDPVHYGYERLDISTDALTAWIHVQLGAFHALAATQSVEVAHVRPHGALYGAFVEDFDHALIVAKAIIAFNPWLTLLAPAGPVLTRLVEETGLRAAPEIYLGKRYDGEGCLSRALFNDDLNPQGALDQARQLVQESALTSADGRLTPVSFRSLHISPRLDGASELAESVYGLIGQPVCLPIAAIGESGWV; from the coding sequence ATGACGAATAAACTCGGCGGCAAAGCCGTCAAAGCGATTGATACGGCCGGAAAAGTCGTGCTGACCGGCAAGCTCAAACGCTATATTGACGTGAATACCGACTTCGGCCAGACGCGCGATCGCGCTTTTTTTGAACAGGACGCCTCCCGTCTGCTATCGGCTGTGAGCTCCGTCAATATTCCGTGTTGCGTGCATGACGGCGACCCTGCTCTGATATGCGAAGCCATGGCGGTGGCCAGCGCCCATCATTGCGCGGTTGGAGCTCACATCGGCTATCCGGACCCGGTTCATTATGGGTATGAGCGCCTTGATATCTCGACTGACGCCCTCACGGCCTGGATTCACGTCCAGTTAGGCGCGTTTCATGCCTTGGCGGCGACGCAGTCTGTTGAAGTGGCGCATGTAAGACCTCATGGCGCCTTGTATGGCGCATTTGTGGAAGACTTCGACCACGCGTTGATAGTCGCTAAAGCCATTATCGCCTTTAACCCTTGGCTAACCCTGCTTGCGCCGGCGGGACCCGTGTTGACGCGTTTGGTAGAAGAAACTGGCTTGCGCGCTGCGCCTGAGATCTATCTGGGAAAACGTTATGACGGTGAGGGTTGCCTGTCCAGGGCCTTGTTTAATGATGATTTGAATCCGCAGGGCGCGCTCGATCAGGCGCGACAGCTTGTTCAGGAGAGTGCGCTGACTTCAGCCGACGGTCGACTGACGCCGGTGTCGTTCCGCTCTTTACACATTAGTCCCCGACTTGACGGGGCCAGCGAACTGGCGGAATCCGTTTACGGCTTGATTGGGCAGCCCGTGTGTCTTCCTATTGCGGCGATTGGTGAGTCGGGATGGGTGTAG
- a CDS encoding YvcK family protein: MGLEQYRKKAIWLMPGLSVKRWVIIALSGLICIAFGLAWALNLQPVTKLINLALPILQKMALLVPSNASGPVVLLLGVALFYYGMKKTYGTLYSAMNVGSGSLLEALYRKRKLANGPHVVAIGGGTGLSTLLRGLKHYTSNITAVVTVGDDGGSSGRLRKEQGIIPPGDIRNCIAALADEEKLITELFQYRFSNGQGLEGHSFGNLFLTAMCRVTGDMVSAIKESSNVLNIRGRVLPSTLDNVALCAEFEDGSIAQGESDIPTMRDHGRIRRLFSIPENPKPMEDVIKAIAHAELIILGPGSLYTSVIPNLLIPEISRAISQSPAPKAYVANIVTQPGETDGYSAADHVQAIFDHARQDNIINAIFLNNWLPDSLIEKYEKAGCAPVIVDAERLSAMGVTVAQKLLLDENEFSTLRHNPRRLARAIIAWFKQSRRPASRRRVSLRAVSRAQTAEDAIVSIPASQEPTLNR; the protein is encoded by the coding sequence ATGGGACTTGAGCAATATCGCAAAAAGGCGATCTGGCTAATGCCGGGCCTGTCAGTCAAGCGATGGGTGATAATCGCCCTTAGCGGGCTCATCTGCATCGCTTTCGGCTTGGCATGGGCCCTTAATTTACAGCCCGTCACCAAATTAATTAATCTGGCGCTGCCGATTCTTCAAAAAATGGCCTTGTTGGTGCCGTCTAATGCTAGCGGCCCCGTTGTGCTGCTGCTGGGCGTCGCATTGTTTTATTACGGCATGAAAAAAACCTATGGCACGCTGTATAGCGCCATGAACGTAGGTTCAGGGTCCTTGCTGGAGGCTCTATACCGAAAGCGTAAACTCGCCAATGGCCCTCATGTGGTTGCCATTGGCGGCGGCACCGGATTATCGACCCTGTTGCGCGGGTTGAAACATTATACGAGTAATATTACGGCTGTCGTGACGGTCGGGGACGATGGCGGCAGTTCCGGGCGTCTGCGCAAGGAGCAAGGCATCATCCCGCCTGGCGATATTCGTAACTGTATTGCGGCGCTGGCGGATGAAGAAAAGCTGATTACCGAGTTGTTTCAATACCGGTTTTCGAACGGGCAAGGGCTCGAAGGTCATAGCTTTGGCAATCTCTTTCTAACGGCTATGTGCCGGGTGACGGGCGATATGGTGTCGGCCATTAAAGAATCGTCGAATGTTCTGAATATTCGGGGTCGAGTGCTGCCTTCTACGCTTGATAATGTGGCGTTGTGCGCAGAATTTGAAGACGGCTCCATTGCGCAAGGAGAGTCGGATATCCCGACTATGCGTGATCATGGCCGGATTCGCCGTCTGTTCTCGATACCGGAAAATCCAAAACCCATGGAGGACGTCATAAAAGCCATCGCGCATGCCGAATTAATTATTTTAGGACCGGGCAGTCTGTATACAAGCGTCATCCCCAATTTGCTAATTCCGGAAATTTCGCGCGCCATTTCTCAAAGCCCTGCGCCTAAGGCGTATGTGGCCAATATCGTGACCCAGCCAGGCGAAACGGATGGCTATAGCGCTGCTGACCATGTGCAGGCTATTTTTGATCATGCGCGACAGGATAATATTATTAACGCTATTTTCTTGAATAACTGGCTTCCGGATTCGCTGATCGAGAAATACGAAAAAGCCGGTTGCGCGCCGGTGATAGTGGACGCGGAAAGGCTTTCAGCCATGGGCGTTACCGTGGCCCAGAAGTTGCTGTTAGATGAAAACGAGTTTTCGACCCTGCGGCACAATCCCAGGCGTTTGGCGCGCGCGATCATTGCCTGGTTTAAACAGAGCCGCCGCCCCGCTTCTCGTCGACGCGTCAGTCTGCGGGCAGTGTCTCGGGCGCAGACTGCTGAAGACGCAATCGTTTCAATTCCTGCGTCGCAAGAACCTACTTTGAATCGCTAG
- a CDS encoding DUF3185 family protein: MNKKWIMGCGGCLGLILVLALIIGGLSLWGFNAYQGAAKETVAELFNGKPPADYQPIFSIKLPDSKRSGESVPFSMLINKRTKTMLFAIRMALSQADLAKINSRDPKQLEAFLQEVVNSANNPNANGEVSVNRVLDLKTARGPVHAVEASASTKKGKMPALCAFLPDGGERVKVLAMVSAEGQSTNPDASFQDDFQWMGGQMTALLNEMGPSAVAATAPGVVSPAVKSTPAKPSAAAVKPAPVLPANKPKA, from the coding sequence ATGAATAAAAAATGGATAATGGGCTGTGGCGGCTGTCTGGGTCTTATCTTGGTGTTGGCGCTTATTATTGGGGGCTTGAGCCTGTGGGGCTTCAATGCTTATCAGGGCGCCGCTAAAGAGACGGTCGCTGAGCTGTTTAACGGCAAGCCCCCGGCTGATTATCAGCCGATTTTTTCTATAAAACTCCCTGACAGTAAGCGCTCGGGTGAGTCCGTGCCATTTTCAATGTTGATAAACAAGCGTACAAAAACAATGTTGTTTGCCATACGTATGGCGTTGTCTCAAGCGGATCTCGCCAAAATTAATTCACGAGATCCCAAGCAATTAGAGGCGTTTCTCCAGGAAGTTGTTAATAGCGCCAATAATCCGAATGCGAATGGTGAAGTATCTGTGAATCGCGTCCTTGATTTGAAAACGGCTCGCGGTCCAGTTCACGCCGTAGAAGCGTCCGCTTCCACTAAAAAAGGTAAAATGCCGGCGCTCTGCGCCTTTTTACCTGATGGAGGAGAACGGGTCAAGGTTTTAGCGATGGTGAGCGCCGAGGGACAATCCACCAATCCTGATGCGTCTTTTCAGGATGATTTTCAGTGGATGGGCGGGCAAATGACCGCTTTGTTGAACGAAATGGGCCCTTCTGCCGTTGCCGCCACTGCTCCGGGTGTGGTTTCACCCGCAGTAAAGTCGACGCCTGCAAAGCCTTCTGCTGCTGCCGTCAAACCTGCCCCTGTGCTTCCTGCTAATAAGCCTAAAGCGTGA
- a CDS encoding methyl-accepting chemotaxis protein, translating to MASEYMRPLKSLMFKLLAHELTVKKIQTGKISNEEGANTLRQLEADILALSKTVQEKQQQFGSDLQLNEQAQPFIRLINSEGWKAKEAQAVSLASQLLQDAADKGQITLDPEENTYYLGTILYDQVVKSVKVLPALERTVDGLMTSRQLDARSARELPVAGDAFIHNTHQALDNLDRIIARTQDSESVIALKKARSDYAVRTNPLMNSLEKDILKRFLRPQSFQTPNHIFRNQVDLATSAQEPLFDDVIQVFDKLVEKRIQQTRAPLNQTLWITACVLLAVAYFMTGFYLSVTGTVSRLQRVTAAVAQGDLTAEAPVDTRDELSRVSTSFNEMVVSFREIVANLKASAQDVMNASQSLSATSTQIKQGAEEVSQLSSSASQSTTTVDNSIKTVAAAVEQSSSNLQQAHSASSQVEQNIHDVEQAAEKVSDQMQNASAAAEEMSASVNTVASAIEEMSASLGEVSQNASHARQIANNAEQSAQSTKETMHALDASTREIGDVLEIISDIASQTNLLALNATIEAANAGDAGKGFAVVANEVKALAQRSGEATEDIRRRIEGIQSNTDAAINAMNEISGIIANVNQFITSIASAVEEQTATVNEISNNVNSVATAADSVSENVQQTAGLSVEVAQRVQQANVGVQMISQSMSELAKGSDDIARSAGEVAASTGDMTLTVEKVSRSSAESRSGAVRLEGAARELSGVAQKLETVVNRFRIAS from the coding sequence ATGGCAAGTGAGTACATGCGTCCCCTCAAGTCGCTGATGTTCAAACTGTTAGCGCACGAACTCACCGTTAAAAAAATTCAAACAGGTAAAATCAGCAATGAAGAAGGGGCCAACACCCTGCGTCAATTAGAGGCTGATATTTTAGCCTTGTCTAAAACCGTACAGGAAAAACAACAACAGTTTGGAAGCGATCTCCAGTTGAATGAACAAGCACAGCCTTTTATAAGGCTTATAAATTCAGAGGGATGGAAAGCAAAAGAAGCCCAAGCCGTTAGTCTTGCGTCGCAACTGCTCCAAGACGCCGCAGATAAAGGACAAATTACGCTTGACCCCGAAGAAAACACCTACTACTTAGGCACTATTTTATATGATCAGGTGGTAAAAAGCGTCAAAGTGCTACCGGCTTTAGAGCGGACGGTGGATGGATTAATGACAAGCCGGCAACTGGACGCGCGCTCAGCCCGTGAGTTGCCTGTGGCTGGAGATGCTTTTATTCACAATACGCATCAGGCGCTCGACAATCTGGACCGGATTATTGCCCGTACTCAGGACAGCGAAAGCGTTATTGCTCTTAAGAAAGCGCGATCAGATTATGCAGTCCGTACAAATCCTCTGATGAATTCTTTGGAAAAAGACATTCTCAAACGCTTTTTACGTCCTCAGAGTTTTCAAACTCCCAACCATATATTCCGCAACCAAGTTGATTTGGCGACAAGCGCTCAGGAACCGCTCTTCGATGACGTGATTCAGGTATTTGATAAGCTTGTTGAAAAGCGCATCCAGCAAACGCGGGCGCCATTAAATCAAACTTTATGGATTACTGCTTGCGTACTGTTAGCGGTCGCCTACTTTATGACAGGATTTTACCTGTCTGTGACAGGGACAGTGAGCCGCCTGCAACGCGTCACCGCCGCCGTGGCGCAAGGCGACCTGACCGCCGAAGCGCCCGTCGACACCCGCGACGAGTTAAGCCGCGTCAGCACCTCGTTTAACGAGATGGTCGTCTCCTTCCGCGAAATCGTCGCCAACCTCAAAGCCAGCGCCCAGGACGTCATGAACGCGTCTCAGTCGCTGTCTGCCACATCCACCCAAATTAAACAAGGCGCTGAAGAAGTCAGCCAGCTCTCTTCTTCGGCCTCACAATCCACCACCACCGTTGACAATAGCATTAAAACCGTGGCGGCGGCGGTGGAACAGTCTTCTTCCAACCTGCAACAGGCCCATTCCGCCAGCTCTCAGGTGGAGCAGAATATCCATGACGTGGAACAGGCCGCCGAAAAAGTATCCGATCAGATGCAAAACGCCTCGGCCGCAGCGGAAGAAATGTCCGCCTCCGTTAACACCGTCGCCAGCGCCATCGAAGAAATGAGCGCCTCTCTGGGAGAAGTCTCCCAGAACGCCAGTCATGCCCGGCAAATTGCCAACAACGCAGAACAGAGCGCGCAAAGCACCAAAGAAACCATGCACGCGCTGGACGCCTCCACTCGAGAAATCGGCGACGTGCTGGAAATTATCAGCGATATCGCCTCACAAACCAATCTGCTCGCACTCAACGCCACCATCGAAGCCGCCAACGCAGGAGACGCCGGCAAGGGTTTTGCCGTGGTCGCCAACGAGGTCAAAGCGCTGGCGCAACGTTCTGGCGAAGCCACCGAGGATATTCGTCGCCGCATTGAGGGCATTCAAAGCAATACCGATGCCGCCATCAATGCCATGAACGAGATCTCCGGCATTATTGCCAACGTCAACCAGTTTATTACCTCCATTGCCAGCGCGGTCGAAGAGCAAACGGCCACCGTGAACGAAATCAGCAACAACGTCAACAGCGTCGCAACGGCTGCCGACTCGGTTTCCGAAAACGTCCAGCAAACCGCCGGGCTCTCGGTGGAAGTCGCACAACGCGTCCAGCAAGCCAACGTCGGCGTGCAGATGATCTCGCAAAGCATGAGCGAGCTGGCCAAAGGCTCCGACGATATCGCCCGCAGCGCGGGAGAAGTCGCCGCCAGCACGGGTGATATGACGCTGACGGTCGAAAAAGTCTCGCGCTCCAGCGCCGAAAGCCGCAGCGGCGCCGTTCGTCTGGAAGGCGCCGCGCGAGAACTCTCCGGCGTGGCTCAAAAACTGGAAACCGTCGTCAACCGCTTCCGCATCGCCAGCTAA
- a CDS encoding NAD(P)H-dependent oxidoreductase subunit E: MTSPSPRQETHRPEVEALINLWKDRPGNLIMALHEIEKSLGYVPRDISQQLARGLNVPLAQIYEVLTFYNYFRLTPPAKNKIQVCMGTACYIKGSGDILETLKAQLGVQEGEITPDGAFEIENVRCIGCCGLSPVIKVGEKVYGKVKPDDVTAILSNYSA; encoded by the coding sequence ATGACATCCCCCTCGCCTCGTCAGGAAACGCATCGTCCCGAAGTCGAAGCGCTGATCAATTTATGGAAAGATCGCCCCGGCAACCTTATTATGGCGCTCCACGAAATCGAGAAGTCGCTCGGGTATGTGCCGCGCGATATTTCCCAGCAACTGGCGCGCGGTTTGAATGTGCCCTTGGCCCAGATTTACGAAGTTCTTACGTTCTATAACTATTTTCGCCTCACGCCCCCCGCGAAAAACAAGATTCAAGTGTGTATGGGGACGGCCTGCTACATCAAGGGCTCTGGCGATATTCTCGAGACGCTCAAAGCGCAATTGGGCGTTCAGGAAGGCGAAATCACGCCGGACGGGGCGTTTGAAATTGAAAATGTCCGCTGTATTGGCTGTTGCGGGCTTTCGCCCGTGATTAAAGTGGGCGAGAAGGTCTACGGCAAAGTAAAGCCGGATGACGTGACCGCTATCCTTTCAAATTATAGCGCTTAG